The proteins below come from a single Agrococcus beijingensis genomic window:
- a CDS encoding DUF2277 domain-containing protein yields the protein MCRNITELRGLEPAANDDEVEAAARQYVRKVSGITHPTDRTRDAFERAVAEVAHITQHLLADLPDRRQPPKTVPPLRRPEVQARIAAREAAKASAA from the coding sequence ATGTGCAGGAACATCACCGAGCTGCGCGGCCTCGAGCCCGCCGCGAACGACGACGAGGTCGAGGCCGCCGCCCGACAGTACGTGCGCAAGGTCTCGGGCATCACGCATCCGACCGATCGCACCCGGGACGCCTTCGAGCGCGCGGTCGCCGAGGTCGCCCACATCACGCAGCACCTCCTGGCCGACCTGCCCGACCGGCGGCAGCCGCCCAAGACCGTGCCGCCGCTGCGTCGGCCCGAGGTGCAGGCGCGCATCGCCGCCCGCGAGGCTGCGAAGGCGAGCGCCGCGTAG
- a CDS encoding adenylate kinase produces the protein MSAATIDDVRRARRILCFGATGSGKSTMAQALGERLRLPVTLVDDLCWDPGWVQRTREQIDASVLPVLDREAFVIDSVYRFHNEHALARVDAIVALDYDRHVSLTRLVRRTARRIRTREPVCNGNVETLRLALAPDSVIFWHFRSWRSKRERMRRWHADASAPPVLLLSRPAEAEALLARL, from the coding sequence GTGAGCGCGGCGACCATCGACGACGTGCGGCGTGCCCGCCGCATCCTCTGCTTCGGCGCGACCGGCTCGGGCAAGTCGACGATGGCGCAGGCGCTGGGGGAGCGGCTGCGGCTGCCGGTCACGCTCGTCGACGACCTCTGCTGGGATCCCGGCTGGGTGCAGCGCACCCGCGAGCAGATCGACGCGAGCGTGCTCCCCGTGCTCGACCGCGAGGCGTTCGTGATCGACTCGGTCTACCGCTTCCACAACGAGCATGCGCTCGCGCGTGTCGACGCGATCGTCGCCCTCGACTACGACCGGCACGTCTCCCTGACGCGACTCGTGCGCCGAACGGCACGACGCATCCGCACCCGTGAACCCGTCTGCAACGGCAACGTCGAGACGCTCCGGCTCGCGCTCGCGCCCGACTCGGTGATCTTCTGGCACTTCCGCTCGTGGCGCTCGAAGCGCGAGCGGATGCGTCGGTGGCACGCGGATGCGTCGGCCCCGCCCGTGCTCCTCCTGTCGCGTCCCGCCGAGGCCGAGGCCCTCCTGGCGCGGCTCTGA
- a CDS encoding DNA-directed RNA polymerase subunit beta — protein sequence MADDFHRPTRFSNDWFERVEGDVDPLLRLQLASETAQALLARVRTGADPEVVERLLRLAKVDGIDTVAELWSHARPHSLPGALWRVHLLHALVSQRADEAALLYQRGADALHTAAPVVAGVPAPASPAELRALTETILRGVFAGDFALALERAAAFAVVTAAGAVEAAHLDEATHPERAIDRTRLAASLTDIAGDLTVCARMWRSDSLD from the coding sequence ATGGCTGACGACTTCCACCGCCCCACCCGCTTCTCGAACGACTGGTTCGAGCGCGTCGAGGGCGACGTCGACCCGCTGCTGCGCCTGCAGCTGGCGAGCGAGACCGCACAGGCGCTGCTCGCGCGCGTGCGCACCGGCGCCGACCCCGAGGTGGTCGAGCGGCTGCTGCGCCTCGCGAAGGTCGACGGCATAGACACGGTCGCCGAGCTCTGGTCGCACGCGCGCCCCCACTCGCTGCCCGGCGCGCTCTGGCGGGTGCACCTGCTGCACGCGCTCGTGTCGCAGCGCGCCGACGAGGCGGCGCTGCTGTACCAGCGGGGGGCGGATGCGCTCCACACGGCGGCACCGGTGGTCGCGGGAGTGCCGGCGCCGGCGAGCCCCGCTGAGCTGCGGGCGCTCACCGAGACGATCCTGCGCGGGGTCTTCGCGGGCGACTTCGCGCTCGCCCTCGAGCGCGCCGCCGCCTTCGCGGTGGTGACGGCGGCGGGCGCGGTGGAGGCCGCGCACCTGGACGAGGCGACGCATCCGGAGCGCGCCATCGATCGCACGCGGCTCGCGGCCTCGCTGACCGACATCGCCGGAGACCTGACGGTGTGCGCGCGGATGTGGCGCTCGGACAGCCTGGACTGA
- a CDS encoding HAD-IC family P-type ATPase, with the protein MTADTPARTTEPSTEAVIGAPTGAAVGEVEQQRLLTTTDPRTGLSDAEVAARVADGRVNRIPGASSRSLWSILQANLFTLFNLVIAVCTVVLLVLGRWQDALFSFAAISNVVIGVVQEYSAKRKLDRLALLHVSRSTVLREGEQRDIAMEQLVQDDILLLRRGDQVPADGVIVESTGVDLDESLLTGESEPQLKHVGDGVLSGSAVSSGSASVQLTSVGGDSFAARLTAEARRFSLVHSELRSALDRVVRWISLALIPLIAIVLNGQMQARGGWQAAIETGAWEEAVVLAVAAISASVPQGLILMTSIAFAVAAVKLARSQVLVQELAAVEGLARVDVICLDKTGTLTEGDIELLDATPVDADGVVADAVRADALHLQSGAWLAALGWFGHDPNANPTALAVRPHVADPSIGDPALRTSSQIGFSSARRLSAVAFADGALRGTWILGAPESLVTEEAAHAAVVERALETAAMGRRALVLAHAPHPLSPAEAERLELPEARPVAVLGFGEHVRDDAAETLDYFRDQGVEVRIISGDHPRTVGAVARQVGMPLVGDAFDARHLPSDPEALATVLVDHHVLARVTPGQKRGIVESLQALGHTVAMTGDGVNDALALKTADLGIAMGEGAAATKAVARLVLLDGRFSHLPRVVDEGRQVIANIERVSRIFLTKTTYAFTMALLFGVLLLQYPFLPRQLSATDGLTIGIPAFFLALMPAATRYVPGFLFRSLRFTVPSGVTVAVAILATTILGRSMQLDERQVQTAAVLALTVAGLWVLGIACRPFTPVRALIIVVMVAALMVAVTVPLIRDFFEFQLPPADMIGWAVGIGLAASALIEVWHRLAPKLPPAVVRTT; encoded by the coding sequence ATGACCGCTGACACCCCCGCGCGCACCACCGAGCCGTCGACTGAGGCGGTCATCGGGGCTCCCACGGGGGCGGCGGTCGGCGAGGTCGAGCAGCAGCGGCTGCTGACCACCACCGACCCGCGCACCGGCCTCAGCGACGCCGAGGTGGCGGCGCGGGTCGCCGACGGCCGCGTCAACCGCATCCCGGGCGCGAGCAGCCGGTCGCTGTGGTCGATCCTGCAGGCCAACCTCTTCACCCTCTTCAACCTGGTGATCGCGGTCTGCACGGTGGTGCTGCTCGTCCTCGGCCGCTGGCAGGATGCGCTGTTCTCGTTCGCGGCCATCTCGAACGTCGTGATCGGCGTGGTGCAGGAGTACAGCGCGAAGCGCAAGCTCGATCGGCTCGCGCTGCTGCACGTGTCGCGCTCGACGGTGCTGCGCGAGGGCGAGCAGCGCGACATCGCCATGGAGCAGCTCGTGCAGGACGACATCCTGCTGCTGCGCCGCGGCGACCAGGTGCCCGCCGACGGCGTGATCGTCGAGAGCACGGGGGTCGACCTCGACGAGTCGCTGCTGACGGGGGAGTCGGAGCCGCAGCTGAAGCACGTCGGCGACGGCGTGCTGTCGGGCTCGGCGGTCTCGTCGGGCTCGGCGTCGGTGCAGCTCACGAGCGTCGGCGGCGACTCGTTCGCGGCTCGGCTCACCGCCGAGGCGCGTCGCTTCTCGCTCGTGCACTCCGAGCTGCGCAGCGCCCTCGACCGGGTCGTGCGCTGGATCTCGCTCGCGCTCATCCCGCTCATCGCGATCGTGCTGAACGGCCAGATGCAGGCGCGCGGCGGCTGGCAGGCGGCCATCGAGACGGGCGCCTGGGAGGAGGCGGTCGTGCTCGCGGTCGCCGCGATCTCGGCGTCGGTGCCGCAGGGCCTCATCCTGATGACCTCGATCGCGTTCGCGGTCGCCGCCGTCAAGCTCGCGCGCAGCCAGGTGCTCGTGCAGGAGCTCGCCGCCGTCGAGGGCCTCGCCCGCGTCGACGTCATCTGCCTCGACAAGACCGGCACGCTCACCGAGGGCGACATCGAGCTGCTCGACGCCACGCCCGTCGATGCCGACGGGGTGGTGGCGGATGCGGTGCGCGCCGACGCGCTGCACCTCCAGTCGGGCGCATGGCTGGCGGCGCTCGGCTGGTTCGGGCACGACCCGAACGCCAACCCCACCGCGCTGGCCGTGCGGCCCCACGTCGCCGATCCATCGATCGGCGACCCGGCGCTGCGCACCAGCTCCCAGATCGGCTTCTCCTCCGCCCGCCGCCTCAGCGCGGTGGCGTTCGCCGACGGCGCGCTGCGCGGCACCTGGATCCTCGGCGCGCCCGAGTCGCTGGTCACCGAGGAGGCCGCGCACGCGGCGGTGGTCGAGCGCGCGCTCGAGACCGCCGCGATGGGGCGCCGAGCCCTCGTGCTCGCGCACGCACCGCATCCGCTCTCTCCTGCAGAGGCCGAGCGGCTCGAGCTGCCGGAGGCGCGACCGGTGGCGGTGCTGGGCTTCGGCGAGCACGTGCGCGACGACGCGGCCGAGACGCTCGACTACTTCCGCGACCAGGGCGTGGAGGTGCGCATCATCTCGGGCGACCACCCGCGCACGGTCGGCGCCGTCGCCCGCCAGGTGGGCATGCCGCTCGTCGGCGACGCCTTCGACGCGCGGCACCTGCCGAGCGATCCGGAGGCGCTCGCGACGGTGCTCGTCGACCACCACGTGCTCGCCCGCGTCACGCCCGGCCAGAAGCGCGGCATCGTCGAGTCGCTGCAGGCGCTCGGCCACACGGTCGCGATGACCGGCGACGGCGTCAACGACGCGCTGGCGCTGAAGACCGCCGACCTGGGCATCGCGATGGGGGAGGGCGCCGCCGCGACGAAGGCGGTCGCGCGGCTGGTGCTGCTCGACGGCCGCTTCTCGCACCTGCCGCGGGTGGTCGACGAGGGGCGGCAGGTGATCGCGAACATCGAGCGGGTCTCGCGCATCTTCCTGACGAAGACCACCTACGCGTTCACGATGGCGCTGCTGTTCGGCGTGCTGCTGCTGCAGTACCCGTTCCTGCCGCGCCAGCTGTCGGCCACCGACGGGCTCACCATCGGCATCCCCGCGTTCTTCCTGGCGCTGATGCCTGCCGCCACCCGCTACGTGCCCGGGTTCCTGTTCCGCAGCCTGCGCTTCACGGTGCCCTCGGGCGTCACGGTCGCGGTGGCGATCCTGGCGACCACGATCCTCGGCCGCTCGATGCAGCTCGACGAGCGGCAGGTGCAGACCGCCGCGGTGCTCGCGCTGACGGTCGCCGGCCTGTGGGTCCTGGGCATCGCATGCCGCCCCTTCACGCCGGTCCGGGCGCTCATCATCGTGGTGATGGTCGCGGCGCTGATGGTGGCGGTGACGGTGCCGCTCATTCGCGACTTCTTCGAGTTCCAGCTGCCGCCGGCCGACATGATCGGCTGGGCGGTGGGCATCGGCCTGGCCGCGAGCGCGCTGATCGAGGTCTGGCACCGGCTCGCGCCCAAGCTGCCGCCGGCGGTCGTCCGCACCACCTGA